A window of Nitrospirota bacterium contains these coding sequences:
- a CDS encoding bifunctional (p)ppGpp synthetase/guanosine-3',5'-bis(diphosphate) 3'-pyrophosphohydrolase, producing MSETLSLTGLIDKVRSYSQDADFNSVQRAYHFSREAHCSQKRSEGSPYINHPLAVAYILADMRMDTLSIASGLLHDTVEDAEVTMDDIKVIFGKEIAFIVKGLTKLAKVEFRTKQEAQAENFRKMLLAMSEDIRVMLIKFADRLHNMRTLQFLPEAKQQRIAAETLEIYAPIANRLGIGWLKTELEDLSFKYLMPQLYDDLVRKVAKRREEQEGYIKEVVALIEQQLKEEELPGRVKGRVKHFYGIYQKMQKQRITFDEIHDVIGVRIITDTNANCYAILGIIHSLWTPIPGKFKDYIGVPKSNMYQSLHTTVIGPKGERVEFQIRTDEMNKVAEQGIASHWKYKEKGTIDENNNKYITWLRELVQVQKDEPNAVDFLEALKGEVVPEVVYVFTPKGEVKEMPLGSTPVDLAYSIHTQIGHKCVGARINGKIVPLKYKMRNGDTVEIITSPAHGPSRDWLKFVVTQRAKARIKQWIKAEERTQSVELGIKLLENDFRKHGMSHALMKSDEILDVAKALGVGNLEELFVAVGFGKITPHQVINRLRPEKEVTEEEAVKIRRPAKEHKGISIKGIDDILYHTGKCCFPVPGDSLVGFVTIGKGVTIHRKDCLNLERLAIENARLVDVEWQPSAQSMANTKLYVETVDKPGILANLSVLISSLNINIVHLEASSTQDKKGHITLVIEVKDLTQLKSLMHKITQMEGILRIRR from the coding sequence ATGTCTGAGACATTATCCCTAACCGGGCTCATCGACAAGGTCCGCTCTTATAGCCAGGATGCTGATTTTAATTCTGTTCAGCGGGCATATCATTTCTCGCGCGAGGCCCATTGCAGCCAAAAGAGAAGCGAAGGCTCGCCGTATATTAATCATCCCCTTGCTGTTGCCTATATCCTTGCTGACATGAGGATGGACACGCTTTCAATCGCATCCGGCCTGCTCCACGATACGGTTGAAGATGCTGAAGTTACGATGGATGACATCAAGGTCATCTTCGGCAAAGAGATAGCCTTTATTGTAAAGGGCCTCACAAAGCTCGCCAAGGTCGAGTTCAGAACAAAGCAGGAGGCGCAGGCTGAAAACTTCAGAAAGATGCTGCTGGCCATGTCAGAGGACATCCGCGTCATGCTCATCAAGTTCGCTGACAGGCTCCATAACATGCGGACACTTCAGTTTCTGCCTGAGGCCAAGCAGCAGCGTATCGCAGCTGAGACGCTTGAGATCTATGCGCCGATAGCGAACAGGCTTGGTATCGGATGGCTTAAGACCGAGCTTGAGGACCTGAGCTTCAAATATCTCATGCCCCAGCTATACGATGATCTGGTCAGGAAAGTCGCAAAGCGCAGAGAAGAGCAGGAGGGGTATATAAAAGAGGTCGTTGCCCTGATCGAACAGCAGCTGAAAGAAGAGGAACTCCCGGGCAGGGTCAAAGGGCGGGTAAAACACTTTTACGGCATCTACCAGAAGATGCAGAAGCAGAGGATCACCTTTGATGAGATCCATGATGTCATAGGCGTCAGGATCATTACAGACACCAATGCCAATTGCTACGCTATCCTCGGCATTATTCACTCTCTCTGGACACCCATTCCGGGCAAATTCAAGGACTATATCGGCGTGCCCAAGTCGAACATGTACCAATCCCTTCATACTACGGTCATAGGCCCGAAAGGGGAGCGTGTCGAGTTTCAGATACGAACTGACGAGATGAATAAGGTTGCAGAACAAGGCATCGCCTCTCACTGGAAATATAAGGAAAAGGGAACCATTGACGAAAACAACAACAAGTATATTACCTGGCTCAGGGAATTGGTGCAGGTGCAGAAAGATGAACCGAATGCAGTCGATTTTCTGGAGGCCCTCAAGGGAGAGGTTGTGCCTGAGGTGGTCTATGTCTTCACTCCCAAAGGAGAGGTAAAAGAGATGCCACTCGGTTCAACACCGGTTGATCTTGCATACAGCATCCACACCCAGATAGGTCACAAGTGCGTCGGCGCAAGGATCAACGGCAAGATCGTGCCTCTGAAATACAAGATGAGAAACGGCGATACGGTCGAGATCATCACCTCGCCTGCACATGGCCCGAGCAGGGACTGGCTCAAGTTTGTTGTCACACAAAGGGCAAAGGCACGAATAAAACAGTGGATCAAGGCAGAAGAACGCACACAGAGCGTTGAACTCGGCATCAAGCTGCTTGAGAATGACTTCAGAAAACACGGCATGAGCCACGCGCTGATGAAATCAGATGAGATACTGGATGTAGCCAAGGCATTAGGCGTAGGCAATCTTGAAGAACTCTTTGTGGCTGTCGGCTTCGGCAAGATCACGCCGCATCAGGTGATCAACCGGCTCAGGCCGGAAAAAGAGGTTACCGAAGAAGAGGCAGTAAAGATCCGGAGGCCGGCAAAAGAACATAAAGGCATCAGCATCAAGGGCATTGATGATATTCTCTACCATACGGGCAAGTGCTGTTTCCCTGTACCGGGCGACAGCCTTGTAGGCTTTGTCACGATCGGCAAAGGAGTTACGATCCACCGAAAGGACTGCCTGAACCTTGAAAGGCTTGCCATCGAAAATGCACGGCTCGTGGATGTTGAATGGCAGCCGTCAGCCCAAAGTATGGCAAACACCAAGCTTTATGTCGAGACCGTTGACAAGCCCGGCATTCTCGCAAATCTCAGCGTCCTCATCTCGTCACTCAATATCAATATCGTGCATCTTGAGGCATCATCGACCCAGGACAAGAAAGGCCATATAACCCTTGTCATTGAGGTTAAGGACCTTACGCAGCTCAAGTCGCTCATGCACAAGATCACCCAGATGGAAGGCATTCTCCGGATCAGAAGATAG
- a CDS encoding type II toxin-antitoxin system death-on-curing family toxin — translation MSRPQAVFNNEELYSTIFHKASALAESLIKNHSFLDGNKRTAITSTAVFLQMNGHVLKASQRGLVDFTLELATNKSYFDQAVIWLKKYSSN, via the coding sequence GTGTCCCGGCCACAGGCAGTTTTTAACAATGAGGAGTTATATTCCACTATATTCCATAAAGCCTCAGCCCTGGCCGAGTCTCTTATAAAAAACCATTCGTTCCTTGACGGGAACAAGAGAACAGCGATAACATCAACCGCAGTTTTTCTGCAGATGAACGGCCATGTGTTAAAAGCCTCACAGAGGGGACTCGTAGACTTCACTCTCGAATTGGCAACCAATAAATCATACTTTGACCAGGCTGTTATTTGGCTCAAAAAATACAGCAGCAATTAG
- a CDS encoding DUF1460 domain-containing protein: protein MGRWTENELDRNICEAARIADPEERIALLSEYFLNTPYQESTLIGSERVEEKLVVDLSGLDCFTFLDYVEAMRLSRSFSDFQDTLKQVRYRGGLVSYRTRHHFFTDWAAYRSAFVKDATIETGLNQAKKVQKTLNREDDGTLFLQGIDPVERTIAYIPTDKIDAPIIQNLKTGDYAGIYSDKVGLDVSHVGIIFRAGASLFLRHASSSTDLRKIVDQDFMQYMKGKPGLIVLRPLPEKA from the coding sequence ATGGGCAGATGGACTGAAAACGAACTGGACCGAAACATTTGCGAGGCAGCAAGAATTGCTGATCCCGAAGAGCGCATCGCCCTTCTTTCAGAATATTTTCTCAACACCCCCTATCAGGAATCGACTCTTATCGGCAGCGAGCGGGTTGAAGAGAAGCTTGTTGTGGACCTCAGCGGACTGGACTGCTTCACCTTTCTCGATTATGTTGAGGCGATGAGATTATCAAGGTCATTTTCAGACTTTCAGGATACACTTAAGCAGGTTAGATACAGAGGGGGCCTTGTCTCATACAGAACAAGGCACCATTTTTTTACTGACTGGGCTGCATACCGCTCTGCCTTTGTGAAAGATGCAACCATAGAGACAGGGCTGAATCAGGCTAAGAAAGTCCAAAAGACGCTGAATCGAGAAGATGACGGCACTCTTTTTCTGCAAGGCATAGATCCTGTTGAAAGAACAATTGCCTATATCCCCACAGACAAAATTGATGCGCCAATAATACAGAACCTGAAAACAGGAGACTATGCAGGCATCTATTCAGACAAAGTTGGGCTCGATGTGTCTCATGTCGGGATCATTTTCAGGGCCGGCGCTTCTCTTTTCCTGCGGCATGCTTCCTCATCAACTGATCTTCGTAAAATAGTCGATCAGGATTTCATGCAGTATATGAAGGGCAAGCCTGGGCTGATCGTGCTGAGACCGTTACCGGAAAAAGCATGA
- a CDS encoding MFS transporter gives MSAGFSEYLQVFKNRRIGIMLLLGFSSGLPLALISGTLQAWMAVEGVDLKTIGIFALVGTPYAIKFLWSPFMDRFVPPWLGRRRGWIITTQFLLMLGIAAMAFLSPKDSPVIVAALAVWVAFTSASQDVVVDAYRTDILKEQERGVGAAVFVTGYRVAMLVSGALAMILSERIGWRSTYLLMASLMVIGMLTSLFAPEPEVKILPPRSIIEAVWGPLKDFFARRSALLLLLLIVLYKLCDAYAGSMTTVFLIRGMGFTAGEVGTVNKGFGLVALIIGATFGGALMVRLGQFRSLLYFGILQAVSILSMTVLAWMGKNYVVMILAVGLENITGGMGTAAFVALLMALCNQRFSATQYALLSSLASLGRIFIAPTSGFLAASVGWPLFFIIATLTAVPGLIMLIALKKEITHIAT, from the coding sequence ATGAGCGCAGGTTTTTCAGAGTACCTTCAGGTCTTCAAGAACAGACGAATCGGCATAATGCTGCTGTTGGGCTTCTCATCAGGCCTTCCCCTTGCTCTTATCAGCGGAACCCTCCAGGCATGGATGGCGGTGGAAGGCGTTGATCTTAAGACCATCGGCATCTTTGCCCTTGTCGGTACCCCGTACGCCATAAAATTTCTCTGGTCTCCTTTTATGGACCGCTTTGTGCCGCCTTGGCTCGGCAGGCGCCGCGGCTGGATCATAACAACACAGTTTCTCCTTATGCTCGGCATAGCTGCAATGGCTTTTCTATCGCCAAAGGATTCCCCCGTTATTGTCGCTGCTCTTGCTGTCTGGGTTGCCTTCACGTCTGCGTCTCAGGACGTTGTCGTAGATGCATACCGGACAGATATTCTGAAAGAACAGGAGCGTGGTGTCGGTGCAGCAGTTTTTGTCACGGGGTACAGGGTAGCCATGCTTGTATCAGGCGCCCTTGCCATGATCCTTTCGGAACGCATCGGATGGCGATCAACATATCTGTTGATGGCAAGCCTCATGGTTATTGGCATGCTCACCTCGCTTTTCGCCCCTGAACCTGAAGTGAAGATCCTCCCGCCAAGGAGCATTATAGAGGCTGTCTGGGGCCCCCTGAAAGATTTTTTTGCAAGGCGCTCTGCACTCCTGCTTCTGCTGCTCATTGTGTTATACAAACTCTGCGACGCATACGCAGGAAGCATGACAACCGTCTTTCTGATCAGGGGAATGGGCTTCACTGCAGGGGAAGTAGGCACGGTGAATAAAGGATTCGGGCTTGTGGCTCTCATTATCGGCGCAACCTTCGGGGGAGCGCTGATGGTAAGGCTCGGTCAGTTTCGCTCGCTTCTTTATTTTGGCATCCTCCAGGCAGTCTCGATCCTGTCGATGACCGTTCTTGCATGGATGGGCAAGAATTATGTTGTGATGATCCTGGCAGTAGGCCTCGAAAATATTACCGGCGGCATGGGAACCGCAGCCTTTGTTGCCCTTCTCATGGCACTCTGCAATCAGCGGTTCAGTGCAACACAGTACGCGCTTCTGTCATCTCTTGCATCCCTCGGCCGGATCTTTATTGCGCCGACCTCAGGATTTCTTGCCGCATCGGTCGGCTGGCCGCTTTTTTTCATCATAGCAACGCTGACCGCAGTGCCCGGACTCATAATGCTGATAGCCCTGAAGAAGGAAATCACACATATAGCAACGTGA
- a CDS encoding diguanylate cyclase yields MVKSNLLRGILLISLCSVVFLPVYTLFFLYPSFDRLLTERTEEEAARFAAHLASRLIPVNSGLTREVITPAFRQAIEQSAKDMQLVKVKVFAPSGEIIYSTDPKDIGEINRKKYFIEIVARGSSYTQVVKKSSQSLEGQVMNTDVVETYVPLMDGQQFDGAFELYYDITKSREKLGRLISRSSAVVFVVALCLLVGVVLSAVNANRSIRSRDSAEEELRRHQDDLEKLVEERTREIVRAHQEIEKEMFEKKQVEGYLQDTEAKYQSLVESTEDSIYLVDKSCRYLFINKKHLNRMGLLPDQVLGHDYQEFHSPEETSKFMEHVNRVFETGDSVQSEHMSKRDNKYFLQTLSPVKDLSGSIVAITVISKDISDRKRMEEELLSLSLTDELTGLYNRRGFLALADQYLKIVNRMKNKISILYADLDDLKTINDVFGHKEGDRAIIEAAGILRETFRESDVAARIGGDEFVVMPAVISNASLGTILARLHNNIALVNARAGRSYQISISYGIAYYDPEEPCTIEELLDRGDRMMYENKKSKNHRV; encoded by the coding sequence TTGGTCAAGTCTAATCTACTGAGGGGAATTCTCCTGATATCACTCTGTTCGGTAGTGTTCCTTCCCGTCTATACCCTCTTTTTTCTATATCCGTCCTTTGACAGGCTCCTGACCGAAAGGACAGAAGAAGAGGCTGCCCGTTTTGCAGCACATCTTGCTTCCCGGCTGATCCCCGTCAACAGCGGATTGACCAGAGAGGTGATAACTCCTGCCTTCAGGCAGGCGATAGAGCAGAGTGCAAAGGATATGCAGTTGGTAAAAGTGAAGGTATTTGCTCCCTCAGGAGAGATCATCTACTCCACCGATCCCAAAGACATCGGCGAGATAAACCGCAAGAAATATTTTATAGAGATCGTTGCCAGGGGCAGCAGCTATACGCAGGTGGTGAAAAAGTCGTCGCAGTCTCTCGAGGGCCAGGTGATGAACACTGATGTTGTAGAGACCTATGTGCCTCTTATGGACGGACAACAGTTTGATGGCGCCTTTGAGCTCTACTACGATATAACGAAAAGCAGGGAAAAACTTGGCCGCCTTATTTCAAGGTCATCAGCAGTTGTGTTCGTTGTTGCCCTTTGTCTCCTGGTGGGGGTTGTTCTCAGTGCCGTAAATGCAAACCGAAGCATTCGCTCACGTGACAGCGCTGAAGAAGAACTGAGAAGACATCAGGATGATCTTGAGAAGCTTGTTGAAGAGAGGACCCGGGAGATCGTGAGGGCGCACCAGGAGATCGAAAAAGAGATGTTTGAGAAAAAGCAGGTGGAGGGCTATCTCCAGGACACTGAGGCAAAGTATCAATCGCTTGTGGAATCGACCGAGGATTCGATCTATCTCGTTGATAAGAGCTGTCGTTATCTTTTTATCAACAAGAAGCATCTGAATCGGATGGGCCTGCTCCCTGATCAGGTCCTTGGCCATGATTACCAAGAATTTCACTCGCCTGAAGAGACATCAAAGTTCATGGAACATGTTAATCGGGTCTTTGAGACCGGAGATTCCGTCCAGAGCGAACACATGAGCAAGCGCGACAATAAATACTTTCTGCAGACCCTGAGCCCGGTAAAAGACCTATCCGGCAGCATTGTTGCCATAACGGTCATTTCGAAGGACATCAGTGACCGCAAGCGTATGGAAGAAGAGCTGCTGTCGCTGTCGCTGACCGATGAGCTTACCGGACTGTATAACCGCAGAGGATTTCTTGCTCTGGCTGACCAGTATCTGAAGATCGTCAACCGCATGAAAAATAAAATATCGATCCTCTATGCCGACCTCGATGATCTCAAGACCATCAACGATGTTTTTGGTCACAAGGAAGGCGACAGGGCAATAATCGAGGCAGCAGGTATTCTGCGGGAAACCTTCCGCGAATCTGACGTTGCTGCCAGGATCGGCGGCGACGAGTTCGTGGTCATGCCTGCGGTGATCAGCAATGCGTCGCTTGGGACAATCCTGGCGCGCCTGCATAACAATATCGCCCTGGTCAATGCCCGGGCCGGCAGAAGCTATCAGATTTCCATAAGTTATGGCATTGCGTATTATGATCCTGAAGAACCCTGCACGATCGAGGAACTTCTGGATCGGGGTGACCGGATGATGTATGAGAACAAAAAAAGCAAGAACCACAGGGTCTGA
- a CDS encoding YwiC-like family protein, which produces MHKYFLKEYGSWGVMTMAYLSGLIAARHININALAGFLSLALLINAKQAVTIWMRTAAKERIEPGTIVIMHILCASVLLYPLYNNHGLLQLLPYAAFPAAYLLSLRFLGEHAIATEVLGFILLSLAALVAKAIVGSGLDPSLFIVVAVFFVAGVFRVRLQLKKKMLYRILLFCYVGTAAVLFYRVGYRIFVLLPLIDNMVFALTMYRVGLQTTGWIEMAKGFLFLLLLTVFGY; this is translated from the coding sequence TTGCATAAATATTTCCTGAAAGAATACGGGTCGTGGGGTGTCATGACGATGGCCTACCTGTCCGGACTTATCGCCGCCCGTCATATCAACATTAATGCGTTGGCAGGTTTTCTTTCCCTTGCGCTTTTGATCAATGCCAAACAGGCTGTTACGATCTGGATGAGAACAGCGGCAAAAGAGAGAATTGAGCCGGGGACTATCGTTATCATGCATATCCTTTGTGCTTCCGTTCTCCTCTACCCGCTCTATAACAATCACGGACTTCTTCAGCTTCTCCCTTATGCTGCCTTTCCTGCGGCTTATCTTCTGTCTCTGCGATTTCTGGGAGAACATGCCATCGCTACCGAGGTGCTCGGCTTTATCCTTCTGTCACTCGCTGCCCTGGTTGCAAAGGCCATTGTCGGCAGCGGTCTTGATCCGAGCCTCTTTATCGTTGTTGCGGTCTTCTTTGTTGCAGGGGTCTTCCGCGTGCGCTTACAGCTCAAGAAAAAAATGCTTTACCGGATACTCCTGTTCTGTTACGTTGGGACTGCAGCCGTGCTTTTTTATCGTGTGGGATATCGCATATTCGTACTCCTGCCGCTCATCGATAATATGGTCTTTGCCTTGACCATGTACCGGGTTGGACTGCAGACGACCGGATGGATCGAGATGGCAAAAGGCTTTCTGTTCCTGCTGCTCCTGACTGTCTTCGGCTACTGA
- a CDS encoding threonylcarbamoyl-AMP synthase: MDNAVVRLRQLLDSAEIIAYPTETFYGLGVKYDQGEALERLYHIKQRPRDKAMPLIIGRTGLLTLLTPAISSAAERLMGKFWPGPLTLIFEACGNLSPYITAGTGKVAVRVPGKSFALDLARHLDYPITATSANITGMPPAETADRIMDYFGNSICAVVDAGKTPGHIPSTIVDVTGSEIRIMRQGIIPQKEITAAVYQ, from the coding sequence ATGGATAACGCCGTCGTGCGTCTGCGACAACTGCTGGATAGTGCAGAGATCATCGCCTATCCTACCGAGACTTTTTACGGTCTGGGAGTAAAATATGATCAGGGAGAAGCTCTTGAAAGGCTTTACCATATAAAGCAGCGGCCCCGGGACAAGGCTATGCCGCTCATTATCGGCAGAACCGGGCTTCTGACTCTTCTTACCCCTGCAATATCGTCTGCCGCGGAAAGGCTCATGGGAAAATTCTGGCCTGGTCCCCTCACCCTTATTTTTGAGGCTTGCGGCAATCTCTCTCCTTATATTACCGCCGGCACCGGCAAGGTAGCCGTCCGCGTCCCGGGTAAGTCCTTTGCTCTTGACCTTGCCAGACATCTCGACTACCCTATCACCGCAACAAGCGCTAATATCACCGGTATGCCTCCTGCGGAAACTGCCGACAGGATCATGGACTATTTTGGCAACTCGATATGCGCAGTCGTCGATGCTGGAAAGACACCCGGGCATATTCCTTCCACCATTGTTGATGTGACCGGTTCGGAGATCAGGATTATGCGGCAGGGGATAATCCCGCAGAAAGAGATCACCGCTGCTGTTTATCAGTAG
- a CDS encoding RNA-binding protein, giving the protein MGTRLYVGNISFRATEEDLQNHFAQAGEVANVKLIKDNATGRLRGFGFVEMVSDEDGQKAISMFNGQQFMERAIVVNEAKPMEKREGGFRQRSGGRGGSRDRD; this is encoded by the coding sequence ATGGGTACGAGACTGTATGTTGGGAACATCTCATTCAGGGCGACAGAGGAAGACCTGCAGAACCATTTTGCGCAGGCAGGTGAAGTGGCAAACGTAAAATTGATCAAGGACAATGCCACAGGCAGGCTGAGAGGGTTCGGCTTTGTTGAGATGGTCTCTGATGAGGACGGCCAGAAGGCGATCTCCATGTTCAATGGTCAGCAGTTCATGGAGCGTGCAATCGTCGTGAACGAGGCAAAGCCTATGGAGAAAAGAGAAGGCGGATTCAGGCAGAGGTCCGGCGGCAGAGGCGGCTCAAGAGACAGAGACTAG
- a CDS encoding DUF89 family protein translates to MKTFMDCLPCFLRQTVIALTQYGCDEKTQQAVFRDVLSIMQDTDMSKPPAYTTTLIHRAIRKGIAGDPFEKIKREYNDIALSLYPKLREQVKNSPDPVKTASRLAIAGNIIDFGIFTSIDIEKSVEQSLRSEIAVDDYGAFMQDLSSVQEILYLLDNAGEIVFDRLLIEELRLRGKRVKAVVKGSAVLNDVTREDAVQVGLDTLCEVIDNGSDAIGTILPWTSSGFQKEFERAELIISKGQGNFETLFGTAKRTYFLFQSKCDVISRELELPVCSMLFRRS, encoded by the coding sequence ATGAAGACCTTCATGGACTGTCTGCCCTGCTTTTTGAGGCAGACGGTCATCGCCTTGACGCAGTATGGATGCGATGAAAAGACCCAGCAGGCCGTCTTCAGGGATGTGCTTTCGATCATGCAGGATACAGACATGAGCAAACCTCCTGCGTATACCACGACACTGATCCATAGGGCCATACGCAAGGGCATTGCAGGAGATCCGTTCGAGAAGATCAAGCGGGAGTACAATGACATCGCGCTCTCTCTGTACCCAAAACTCCGGGAACAGGTAAAAAACAGTCCTGATCCGGTAAAGACCGCATCACGGCTCGCCATTGCAGGCAACATCATAGACTTCGGCATATTCACCAGCATTGATATCGAAAAATCAGTTGAGCAGTCCTTGAGATCAGAGATAGCAGTAGATGACTATGGTGCCTTTATGCAGGACCTTTCCTCTGTTCAGGAGATCCTTTATCTGCTGGATAATGCCGGTGAGATCGTTTTTGACAGACTCCTGATCGAGGAGCTCAGACTTAGGGGTAAGCGGGTCAAGGCTGTCGTAAAGGGCTCGGCAGTGTTGAATGACGTTACACGGGAAGATGCTGTCCAGGTCGGTCTTGATACCCTATGCGAGGTCATCGACAACGGCTCTGACGCGATCGGCACCATACTTCCCTGGACATCATCGGGTTTCCAAAAGGAATTTGAGAGAGCAGAGCTTATTATCAGCAAAGGACAGGGAAATTTTGAAACGCTCTTTGGAACTGCAAAAAGGACTTACTTCCTCTTTCAGTCAAAATGCGACGTGATTTCCAGGGAATTGGAACTTCCGGTCTGCTCTATGCTCTTCAGAAGATCCTGA
- the purE gene encoding 5-(carboxyamino)imidazole ribonucleotide mutase has product MKPKVLIIMGSDSDLPVMEEAAKVLADFNIPCSMTVASAHRTPQRTVSVIKNAEKKGVDVIIGAAGMAAHLPGVIASHTVLPVIGVPLDASSLNGMDALLSIVQMPPGIPVATVSIGKAGAKNAAILAAQIIARKDPKLTKKLLEHRKMMAIEVEKKAEKVEKKR; this is encoded by the coding sequence ATGAAGCCAAAAGTCCTGATCATCATGGGAAGCGACTCTGATCTGCCTGTTATGGAAGAGGCTGCAAAAGTCCTCGCTGATTTCAATATTCCCTGCTCTATGACTGTTGCCTCTGCTCACAGGACACCTCAGAGGACGGTCAGCGTCATAAAGAATGCTGAAAAAAAAGGCGTTGACGTTATTATCGGTGCAGCAGGCATGGCAGCTCATCTGCCCGGAGTGATCGCATCCCATACCGTGCTGCCGGTGATCGGCGTGCCGCTCGATGCATCTTCGCTCAACGGCATGGATGCCCTTCTCAGCATTGTGCAGATGCCTCCAGGAATACCGGTAGCAACGGTCTCGATCGGCAAGGCAGGCGCAAAGAACGCCGCTATCCTTGCTGCACAGATCATTGCCAGAAAAGATCCAAAGCTGACCAAAAAACTGCTTGAACACAGAAAGATGATGGCAATAGAAGTGGAGAAAAAAGCAGAAAAGGTAGAAAAAAAGAGATAA
- the purD gene encoding phosphoribosylamine--glycine ligase, which produces MKVLVIGSGGREHAICWKLSQSRSVDKIYCCPGNAGIAEIAECISVNQNDFQALLDFVKYEWIDLTIVGPEDPLSRGIVDLFEKEGRRILGPTKAAAQLESSKVFCKDLLRSHGIPTAEYKAFTSYIHAEEHVRFKGAPIVIKADGLAAGKGVFIASTVEEALDALKVIMKDKAFGEAGERVIIEECLQGEEASYMAFTDGKTIVPMVSSQDHKRIFDDDKGLNTGGMGAYSPAPIITPEMEKIVMTKILEPTIKALRSEGITYKGILYAGLMIHNGMPSVLEYNCRLGDPETQPVLSRLKTDFMEIAMAIAEERLADIDIEWMPDPAVCVVVSSGGYPGNYRKGDVITGIDEANRLEGVQVFHAGTAFKDNKIVTSGGRVLGVTATGQDIATAKSLAYEAVQKIHFDGMHYRKDIADRALKRH; this is translated from the coding sequence ATGAAAGTACTGGTGATCGGCAGCGGGGGACGGGAACATGCGATCTGCTGGAAGCTCTCCCAGAGCAGGTCAGTGGACAAGATCTACTGCTGCCCCGGCAATGCCGGTATTGCAGAGATAGCAGAATGTATTTCGGTCAATCAAAACGATTTTCAGGCTCTTCTTGATTTCGTCAAGTATGAATGGATCGATCTCACGATCGTCGGGCCGGAAGACCCCCTCTCAAGAGGCATTGTAGATCTCTTCGAAAAAGAGGGGCGGAGGATCCTCGGGCCGACAAAGGCGGCTGCGCAGCTGGAATCGAGCAAGGTCTTCTGCAAGGACCTTTTGAGGTCCCACGGCATACCAACGGCTGAGTACAAAGCCTTCACATCCTATATCCATGCAGAAGAGCATGTGCGCTTCAAAGGCGCCCCTATCGTGATAAAAGCTGACGGCCTTGCTGCAGGCAAAGGCGTTTTTATTGCCTCTACCGTGGAGGAAGCCCTTGACGCCCTCAAGGTTATCATGAAGGACAAGGCTTTTGGAGAAGCCGGTGAAAGAGTGATCATCGAAGAATGCCTGCAGGGCGAAGAAGCTTCTTACATGGCATTTACGGACGGCAAGACCATCGTGCCGATGGTAAGCTCCCAGGACCACAAGAGGATCTTTGACGATGACAAGGGACTGAACACCGGCGGCATGGGAGCTTACAGCCCTGCGCCGATCATAACGCCGGAAATGGAAAAGATCGTCATGACTAAGATCCTTGAGCCCACAATCAAGGCGCTCCGATCAGAAGGCATTACCTATAAGGGCATTCTCTATGCAGGTCTTATGATCCACAACGGCATGCCATCGGTGCTTGAGTACAACTGCAGGCTTGGCGATCCGGAAACACAGCCGGTGCTTTCGCGCCTCAAGACCGATTTCATGGAGATCGCCATGGCCATTGCTGAAGAGCGGCTCGCTGATATTGATATCGAGTGGATGCCTGATCCGGCAGTCTGTGTTGTGGTCTCATCAGGGGGATATCCCGGGAATTACCGTAAAGGCGACGTTATCACCGGCATTGATGAGGCAAACAGGCTCGAAGGCGTCCAGGTCTTCCACGCCGGCACTGCATTTAAGGATAATAAAATCGTCACTTCAGGCGGAAGAGTCCTTGGCGTAACAGCGACCGGGCAGGATATTGCGACAGCAAAATCACTGGCCTATGAGGCTGTCCAGAAGATCCATTTCGATGGCATGCATTACCGTAAAGATATCGCCGACAGGGCATTGAAAAGGCATTAA